The DNA sequence CATTGTCACTCAATATCAGGCTCAAATATTTGAAAATTAATTTGGAAAACGCTTTACCACCCCTTCCCTGATGGTGTTAATAGTCAAATTCAATACGGTAATGGCGTTAAGGCGCATACGGTGTACCTCTCGTAATATCAGTTACTGCCTTATGAACGTATTCGTGAATACTTCACCGACCAATTAGATATCCCCCTGAGCAGTGTCACAAAGGCAGCATGAGCCGTGATGACGTACTGAAATATAAGGACAGCTACAAGGTAGCTGCTTCTTCTTTCTCAAACCAGAGTGCAGGTGGAGCCTGTCTTCTCGACTAACCTTTTAATCACTATGGCCCAAGCTGATAAACTGTTGTGGCTAAGTTAAATTGGCTAGAACCTTAGCTTTCTCGGGCGCAAAGGGGTACAAACCGCCTTATTTTTTATTCTCTAATCTGAATTTCTTAATTAATATTGACATATCCTTGCCATTTACTGACCGTAATGTGTTTTTATATTAATTTTTATTTAAGTAGGGGATGATGTTTCTTTAATATTTTGATTTGAAAGGATAAAAGGTATGGATGTCCTGCCTTTTCTTTTCAGTCCGAGTGCAATGCCTTGTATATGCGATCTTTCTTTTGCGTAATAAGCTCTTTAATTTATTTTAATTCAAGCTCTATTTTCTTGTTACTTTTACTGTTTTTGTAAGACATGATAATCAGTTTGACTGAGAGTAAAAAAACAACGGCCTCTAACAAAATGTCATGTGTGAAATCAGTAAAAAAAAGCAGTAACGAAAAGAATAAAGGTAATGATTAAAATGGAACTTACATCAAATTTTTTATCGTTAGTCATCATCAATTTGAATCAACCAAAGCATACCAATAACTTAATAACAGGAAACACTCGGCTGGCTAAAATAGAATGAACCAAAATAGATATTCATATTTTTCCTTGTTTATTAACTTGTTAACTGCATTGCCAAAAAAGAGCCGTTTGTAAAAGTATTAAACTCTCACTCCAAATATAGTACCGACTGCTGCGGTCAATCCCATTGCAAGTGCGCCCCAAAAAATCACCCTAAAAGCCCCTACTCTAATTGACGCACCACCTGTTTGTGCCGCAAGCCCACCTAGAACAGCAAGAAATGTAAGAGAGAACACTGCAACTGCAAATATTAAGAAGTTTTCAGGAGTTGTCCAGGCAACAAATAAAGGCAGTGCTGCACCGATTGTAAATGCACCCGCTGAACAAATGGCTGCTTGAATCGGTTTTGCACTAGCAGTATCTGAGATACCTATCTCATCTCTAGCATGTGCACCTAGTGCGTCGTGAGCCATTAGCTGCTCAGCTACCTGTTCAGCAAGGAGGGGGTCAAGCCCTCTGTCTTGGTATATTTGAGCTAACTCTACTTTTTCAGAAGAAAAATTGTCTTGTAGTGATTTTTTTTCAAGCGCCAAATCGGCGTTCTCTGTATCAGCTTGAGAACTAACAGACACGTATTCACCAGCAGCCATAGACATCGCACCTGCGACGAGACCAGCCGCACCAGCAATAAGAATGTTTTCTTGGCCAGTGCCAGCTGCAGCTATACCGATGATAAGGCTCGCCGTTGACACAACACCGTCATTTGCCCCTAAAACAGCAGCTCGCAACCAACCAACGCGATGTGACTTATGCTCTTCATCATTACTCATATACTAACCCTCTTTGTTTGCAGCTAATGCCGCGTTCCCCGACTTGTCCAGTGCAACACTTTGTTAGATTAAACATAGGTAAAACTAAGGCTTGTAATGCATGGAACCTAAGTCGTCTTTTTTACCAATTTCTACGCCGTTGTGACGTAAAATTGAGTAAGCGCTAGTAACGTGGAAGTATACATTGGGAAAATAGCATGCTCAATGGCAAACTCTAGGCCAGTAAGATACTTCCCTTCCCAGTGTGGCTGAGTTATTTTTTGTGTCTCTGCTGTCGCAAAGTTTTCGCGGGTAAAGCCAGACAAATAATCCAATACAGCGTGGGTACGCTCTTGTAGCTCAGCAATTATTTTTACAATAGCATGAGAGCACTAGTCGGGTTTTGTTTTGTGATGATGTTGTCGTCTTCGATCACAAACTCACTCCAAGGTTTAACTTTGCTAAAACGCGCGGCGCAAACGATTTCTTCTTCACCGGTAAAACCGGTAAAAAGAGCCGCTTCCTACTTACAATTGATTCCAGTTATAACTAATATATTCAATATTTTTTTATCCTAACTTATAAATAGACTGTTAGGGAATTGTTGAAATTGCTTATGATTGTAGGAACTCTCTCGTTAACTACGTCATGCATAGCCTCGAACGCCTACTTTTGATACTGTACCTTATCTGGTCGTCGACCGCGGTCGAGATGACAGTCTCATTTTTATTAGAATATCGATAATTATCTGGAGTTATGCATGAGTACTAATGTTGAATCAAATATTAAACCGGACTATGACCAACCCATCAAAGATATAACCAATTATGTGACCGATTATGCGATAAAAAATGACCATTTGTATGATACCGCCCGTTTTTGTTTAATGGATACTCTGGGCTGTGGTCTTTTAGCACTTAGATACCCGGAATGCAGCAAACATTTAGGACCCATAGTTCGTGGAACCATAGTGCCCAACGGTGCGCGAGTCCCGGGTACTCAATTTGAAATGGACCCCATTAAAGCTGCGTTTGATATTGGTTGTATTATCCGGTGGCTAGATTTTAATGATACCTGGTTAGCCGCTGAGTGGGGCCACCCCTCGGATAACATGGGCGGAATTTTAGCGGTTGCTGATTATGTTTCACGTCAAAGCCTGGCCAGCGGTTATGAACCACTGACTATGAAAGATGTGCTCACGGCCATGGTCAAAGCACATGAGATCCAGGGAGTGCTAGCGTTAGAGAATAGTTTTAACCGGGTAGGGCTGGACCATGTGATTTTAGTCAAGATAGCGACCACAGCGGTGGTGACTCAAATGTTGGGCGGGGGATCTGAAGAAATAATGGATGCACTTTCCCAGGCACTGGTCGATGGGCAAAGTTTGCGAACTTATCGGCACTCGCCAAATGCCGGTTCACGTAAATCCTGGGCAGCTGGTGATGCGACCAGTCGGGCAGTGCGTTTAGCGATGATCACTTTGTCGGGCGAAATGGGTTATCCGGGCGTATTAAGCGCCAAAAACTGGGGGTTTTATGACGTGTTGTTTGGCGGTAAAGAATTTAAATTGCAGCAACCTTATGGTGAATATGTCATGGATAATGTGTTATTTAAAATTTCTTATCCCGCAGAATTCCATGCTCAGACTGCGGTTGAATGTGCGGCTAACTTGCACCACAAGGTGGTCAATTGTTTAACTGAAATAGATCGCGTTGAATTAACAACACACCAATCAGCCATTCGAATTATCAGCAAACAAGGTGCGCTGCATAATCCGGCCGATCGCGATCACTGTTTGCAATACATGGTCGCCATAGGATTAATTTTTGGTGATTTAAATGCGGACCACTATGAAGATGAAGTAGCAGCTGATGGTCGTATTGATACGTTAAGATCAAAAATGCATGTCATTGAAGATAAGTCTTACAGTGAGGATTATCTCGACCCTGAAAAACGCAGCATAGCTAACGCAATTCAAATTTTCTTTAAAGATGGCAGCAGCACAGAAAAAGTGGTAATGGAATATCCGATTGGTCATAAACTTCGCAGAGAAGAAGGGATCCCGTTGCTACAAGCCAAATTTGAACGTAATGTTAAAACACGATTCCCTGATAAACATGCAAGGACAATAGTGGAAATCTGCAGTGACAAGCAAGAGTTCGAAGCAATGCCGGTAAATGAATTTATGGATTTGCTGGTTATTTGAGATGAAGAGTTTTTACCGATAGTCTGTTTAGGTTGTTTGTAAAATATTTTGTTTTATTTCTATTAAATCAAGGTCAAAAGCGTTAGCGCTGTGAAACGTCTTTGACCTTTTCTTTTAATGAAAATTTTTCAGCTTCAACGGGTTCTCAAATATAGTATTCCTGCACCATATCACAAGATCACATCTTTAATACATTTGGTATAAATAGATATTAATAAGGATATATTATGAAAATTAACGGACGCTGCCATTGTGGTGAAGTTGTATACAGTGCAGAAATAGATGAAAATAAAGTAGTAAATTGTCATTGCACAGATTGCCAAGTGATGTCGAGTGGGCCTTTTCGTAGTGTGGTAATGTCATTACCTAATGCGGTTACTTTTAGCGCGACGCAGCCCAAAGAATACATAAAAACGGCTGAAAGTGGTAATAAACGAGCCCAAGGTTTTTGTGCTAACTGCGGTACGTCACTCTATGCAACCTCGGTAGGTGAAGGCAATAAAGTTTATGGCTTACGGCTAGGCGCGATAGAGCAACGAGAGCAGCTTATCCCTAAAGCACAAATATGGTGTCGCTCTGCTGCACCATGGCTTAAAGAATTAAATAGTATTACAGCATTTGATACTGTACCACCGGCAAAATAATGTGTATGTAAGCCTGAGCTGACTGCAATTGTCGTCAGTTAATTGCAGCCAGCTTTATATTAAACAGCTTCATCAATTTCAATTTATTTTATTAAGTGGTTTTAAAGCATTTGTACTTAAAGTGACTCGCTCAAAGTAATGTTACGCCCGCCTAAATAACCAAACACACCACAGAGCAGACTTGCTAAAGCACATAACCACAGTACAGGTGCCCAGCTTTCAAAGTGAGTATGCAAAGATCCTGCAAACATGGGGCCGATAGCAGCAAGTAAGTAACCTACGCACTGCGCCATACCCGACAGCGATGAGGCTTGGCCTGAGTGATGTGTGCGTAAACTAATATATGACAGTCCTAAAATAAAAATTGCCCCGGCACAAAAGCCTAAAGTGGTTGACCATATAAAAGCATAATTTGGTAAATACAGTAACCCTAATGAACAAAAGCACCCAATTAACGCCAATCCCAGGGCAAGTAAACGTTGATCTTTTAATTTTCCTAATAGCGGAATAAGTACAATTCCGGGCACAGCAGAGGCGAGTTGAAATGCACCATGCAGCACGCCAGCTTGCTGTGCATCGAGGCCGCCCTCCATTAATATATTAGGTAACCAAGCAATCATCACATAAGTAAAAAATGAATTAAGACCCAAACACAAAGTAATATGCCACGCCAAAGCATGATGCCAAATTTTACCCTGGGTATCCGGTTGAGTAATATCTCTAGTTGGTTTGGTATGTAACTTTAATTGCGGTAACCAAACAAGGAGACTTATTAGCGTCACTAATCCGTAACTGGCTAAAGCAATTTGCCAACCTATTTCTTTATAGGCGGCTAAAGGAATAAGTAAGGCAGAATAACTACCAGCAAAAATCCCCATAGCGAGTACATAGGCAGAGGTCATTACCGCGACTTTATGCGGAAAATCACGCTTAATTAAACTCGGTAACAATACATTACCAATGGCAATTCCGGCCCCAATGACGGCAGTACCAATATAAAGCACAACAGCAGAATCTATCAGCCGGGAACTCAGCCCTAAACCAATCAGCACTAACGCAACAAACAGTGATATTTCAAGGCCTTGCTTTTTAGCTAAGCTCGTTGCCATTGGCGAGGCGATAGCAAATGCGAGTAATGGCAAAGTGGTTAGCATACCCGCTTGAGGAGCGCTTAATGCAAAGCTCTCAATAATTTGATCAAGTACTGGTCCAATACCTGTTATTGGTCCACGTAGATTAGCGGCGATAAATAAAATACCAAGGATCAAAATAGCAGATGAGAAAATAGAGCGGGTAGGCAAAACTGGATGCACAATAAAACTCAATAGTTAGAAAAAAGTCCTAGGATGATAGCAGAGAGAGACAGGTACACGCATTAATTTATAGCTTTGATTTGTCTGCAATCATCGGATTATCTTCATGATTATTAATATTTTTTTTTGTTATATCGGCAGATTATTTTTAGCTCGCTCAATGCTAAGTCCGATATTCCCCCTATCTCAAGTACTTCCGCTTGAATAGCTTATTATGGGTTTTCACGCTGACAATTCCAGCACATTTCAAAAGAAGGATCATTTTTCTCAGAACCATATTTACAAATCCAATCCGTTTCTTTATTACTCTTCTGCGATAATGTTGTGATTTCTACTGCACGATCAAAATATTAATCGCCATAAACCCAAACTTCAGGTCAAGAATCGAAGGGTGATATTCGTACTCACCCAAGTACGTGGATTGAAACCTACCATTATTGATGTGGCCAGCTATAAGACAACCTAGTACCTCAGTTCATAATAATTAAAGCATAATCTTCGTTATAAAATTGATGCTATCGCCAGGCTCGCTTTCCCCGAATCAAGCGTCGTATTTCTCCAGTGAATTCGGACACTGTTTTTTTGTTTTGTAAGTCGTAAGGGGGCGAAAGCGCCTTAGCGAAATCGTTCAAGCAGTGCATGAATATTAAAATCAACTTTGCTGTAAGGAGCTTTTGTTTTGCTCGCTACCGGGAGAAATGCATGCAGCGTGCGACAACAGTAAATCACATTTGGCTGCGGCGCTAAAAACAGTTATAGTTCGCGTCTAAATTTAGTCATTGTTTGGAGATGTTCACTATGCCTGATGGGTCAAGCAGTACACTGACAGTTAACTCCCCACTTGGCGTATATCAAGCGCAATTGGGTAGCAAGCTTGTTGACGATCCCTCACAACTACAAGCAATAATTGCTCTGGATGCACTGTTTAGCCAATTAAATCAGCAAAGTACAACGTCACCCGGGCCCATTAAAGGGCTTTACCTGTGGGGCGACGTGGGACGGGGTAAAACATTTTTAATGGACTTGTTTTATGATTGCTTGCCACAGGAAGGCAAACTGAGACTGCACTTTCATCATTTTATGGCACGCATTCATCACGCCCTCAAAGAGCATGCAGGTCAACAAGATCCTTTGGTGCTCATTGCCAAAGACCTGGCTAAAGAATGCCATATATTGTGTTTTGATGAGTTTTTTGTTTCCGACATTGGCGATGCCATGATACTGGCAGGTTTGTTTGCATCTTTGTTTAAACAAGGGGTGGTGTTAGTCGCTACGTCGAATATACCCATCGAGCGTTTATATGAAAATGGCTTAGCCCGGCATAAATTTTTGCCCTGCATTGCCCTGCTACAACAACATACGCAAATGTTGCATCTGGACGGTGAGCAAGATCACCGCTTACATCAACTAGATGTACAACAAAATGAAACTGGGTTTATCACCCCATCCAGGCATGTGGGAATGACTGGGGAAATGGATTTTTCAGCTGTTTTTTCTGAACTAACGCAAGCCACTCCCTCAGCAAAAACCAACCATAGCAGCATCAACATCTGCCACCGTGAGATCACTGTGGTTTGCGCCACTGACAGCAATATTCCAAACTCAATTGTGTGGTTCGACTTTTACGCTTTGTGTGATGGCCCCCGTTCGCAACTTGACTATATGGAAATTGCCACTCGCTTTAATACTGTGATGATAAGTGGTGTACCGCAATTAGGTGGCCAGGTACGGGGATGGATTAAGGCCCGTGGCACCGAAGATGGCATAGGTGATAACCAGGCTACCAGCACTGGTGAGCGTATATTATCTTATGCGGCTAATGACGATATGGCCCGGCGTTTTATCAGCCTAATTGATGAGTTATATGAGCAAAAAGTAAGGCCCTATTTAAGCTGTGATGTGCCATTTGCCGAGCTTTATTTAGAAGGCGCACTGATATTTGAATTTCGCCGCACGTATAGTCGCCTGATTGAAATGAGTCAGGGCTAAGTAAGTTTTCTCAGAAGCAAAAAGTTGTTGTTAGGGGGACGCCATCCTTTACGTGTGTGACATGCCATTACTCATAAGCCTGTCACTTGTTTGGTTTAACCCGATGCCCGAATCAAGACAACTTGTTCCACTAAGTTTGGTGAAAATCAATATATAGAAACATCACCTGACGTTGCTCAAAAGCTACTTGAAACAATATCTTCAATATTAGTTTTTAAATGAAAAAAACGAGCCTTAGCGGGCGCTGTTATCATCAGCATATTTCAAACCGGAGTATTGCTGAATAGCCGTCGTATTAGCGAGATGCACCTGGTAGTTAGCGTCATTTAATCCATCAACTAGCCAATACCAGTTGAACGTAGACTCAACGACTAAGCCTGCCAATTGCAGCTTGAATGGGGAAAGAAATAGGAGAATTTGTTTTATGTCATTAGGTAATTTGCGTCGAGCTATAACATCACCCGTTTTATCTTTAATTGAAAAAACACTGTTATTTGAATGTAAGTCAATGCCACCATATAGTTTCATTTTAAAGCCCTCGTTTTAGCTATGTGTATAACATATACTCTAGGCTTGAACGTGAATCGTAGGAACTTACTATATGATTATCAAGTCTTTCATTTTGCAGTTTGTTAATAATTAGTATCTATTCTAGGTCGTAATGGGGGAGTTTGTGTCTTAGCTTTCTGAGTCGCAAAGGGGCACAAACCGCCTTAGAACTTTTACTCTATTTATGATGATACGATTTAGTTTTAACTCTCTTTCTAACAGGTACTATGCTCTTTCGACGCTAGATTCTATTTCTTTAAAGCCAAGCTTTTTCAACACAGAAGATCTTCGAGCATTCCAAGAATGAACACCAACCCACACAGTGTCTCTGTAACCAGTTCTTTATATGTGAAATTGCAATGATTTGCACATTTCCATTGCGATGCATTGTCCCAACAAACTCGGAACTACTCAATATGCCAAAGCCAAACTGTTTTCTTTTGGAAGTAGAGTCACCTGAGTCATAATTGCTGAATCTGACCTTGGATTTACTGCTTGTATTAATAATTGAAATAATGCACAAATAAACGAACTAATTTTACATTCTCACCGTATAAGTTAAGTATCTATAATTTATCTGAATTAGAGTCGCAAACTACACAATATGTAACATCATTGTCCCTTTTGCGCCAACCAATGAAAATGAATTAATAGAAGATTAACTAAATCAACAATGAATTTTAGTAAGGCAGGTAAATAACATTATGGTAAATTCACAAAAAAGTAAAAAAATCGCAATTATAGGTGGCGGCATAGCAGGGGCTTCTGTTGCTTTATATTTAAGTGAAATAGGACTTGAAGTCAGCTTGTTTGAAAAAGGAACAAGCTTAGTCAATGGTCCTCCTATTTGTCATTTGCATGCTGGTGGTAACTTATATCGTGAAATACCCGATAGCCAATGTGTCACCTTACTAAAAGAGTCTATTGAAACGCTGCGTTTATTTCCTGACTCTATTGATTACCGTCCGACAGTCATTGCTGTCCCTAAAAGAGACAGTGGGGATGCGCTTGCATTATTACCTCGTTTAAAAATGCTAACACAGGAATATGAACAACTCATTCAGCAAGATGCTAGTAATGAAGTGCTGGGCGCACCGAAAGATTATTATCGTTTATTTGAATTAGAAGAGATGCAAAAATTAGCAAAGCTCGATGAAGTCGCAGTACCTAGTACATCAGAAGAGTGGATGATTCCGATTGCTAAGCATGTTGATTTATCAACCCTTAAATTTCCATTAGTACTGGTGCAAGAATTTGGTTGGAATGTATTTCGATTGGGTGCAAGTGCTGCATTATCATTAGAAAAGAATCCGAAAAGCAAAATCCTGCTGAAGACTAAAGTTAATCAGTTAACGCACACAGAAGGTAAAGGTTGGAAAGTGTTTTTTGAGCAAAACCAACAAGAATCCGTTGAATATTTTGATTACATAATTAATGCCGCAGGTTTTAAAAGCGGTGAAATAGACGACGCAGCAGGTTTTCACAAGCAACGTATTGTCGAGTTCAAGGCTGCTTATGTAACGCAATGGGAAGGAACTGGTAGCTTTTGGCCTGAAGTTATTTTTCACGGTGAGCGGGGCACACCTCATGGGATGGCACAGTTTACACCTTATCCAGACAACGTAATACAATTGCACGGTATGACTGAAGAAATCACCTTATTTGATGAAGGACTTATTGCGAATGATAAAAACAGTGCGCAACCTAAGCTAGGCAAGTCTTTTTTAGATAAAATTTATAAAGGCTGGTCTTTGGATGAAGTTAAACTACGCACTGAGCGAGCTATTGATTATATGGCGGAGTTTATACCTAGTTTCTCGAGAGCAAAGGTAACTGATGTTCCATTATTCGGCGCGCAACAAATACCTGGTGATGATGCAAACCTTCGCGCTGCAGGTGTTTCATTTGAAGACAATAACTATGCACGTTGTGAAATAGTCAAAGCCTCTTCAGTCTTAACCTGCGCTGATGAAATAACAAAACGGTTAATTACATTAGGTTATGTTAATAAATCGGTTCAAGGTTGCAGAGAGTTTGCAATTACTAACTCTATTAGTGATGAGGCAATTACCCAACGCGCTTTAACCTATACCAAACAACGTGGGTATCCAAGTGGATTAGCTTATCGAAATATTAAACAAACGTTTAA is a window from the Psychromonas ingrahamii 37 genome containing:
- a CDS encoding VIT1/CCC1 transporter family protein codes for the protein MSNDEEHKSHRVGWLRAAVLGANDGVVSTASLIIGIAAAGTGQENILIAGAAGLVAGAMSMAAGEYVSVSSQADTENADLALEKKSLQDNFSSEKVELAQIYQDRGLDPLLAEQVAEQLMAHDALGAHARDEIGISDTASAKPIQAAICSAGAFTIGAALPLFVAWTTPENFLIFAVAVFSLTFLAVLGGLAAQTGGASIRVGAFRVIFWGALAMGLTAAVGTIFGVRV
- a CDS encoding bifunctional 2-methylcitrate dehydratase/aconitate hydratase codes for the protein MSTNVESNIKPDYDQPIKDITNYVTDYAIKNDHLYDTARFCLMDTLGCGLLALRYPECSKHLGPIVRGTIVPNGARVPGTQFEMDPIKAAFDIGCIIRWLDFNDTWLAAEWGHPSDNMGGILAVADYVSRQSLASGYEPLTMKDVLTAMVKAHEIQGVLALENSFNRVGLDHVILVKIATTAVVTQMLGGGSEEIMDALSQALVDGQSLRTYRHSPNAGSRKSWAAGDATSRAVRLAMITLSGEMGYPGVLSAKNWGFYDVLFGGKEFKLQQPYGEYVMDNVLFKISYPAEFHAQTAVECAANLHHKVVNCLTEIDRVELTTHQSAIRIISKQGALHNPADRDHCLQYMVAIGLIFGDLNADHYEDEVAADGRIDTLRSKMHVIEDKSYSEDYLDPEKRSIANAIQIFFKDGSSTEKVVMEYPIGHKLRREEGIPLLQAKFERNVKTRFPDKHARTIVEICSDKQEFEAMPVNEFMDLLVI
- a CDS encoding GFA family protein codes for the protein MKINGRCHCGEVVYSAEIDENKVVNCHCTDCQVMSSGPFRSVVMSLPNAVTFSATQPKEYIKTAESGNKRAQGFCANCGTSLYATSVGEGNKVYGLRLGAIEQREQLIPKAQIWCRSAAPWLKELNSITAFDTVPPAK
- a CDS encoding MFS transporter, with protein sequence MHPVLPTRSIFSSAILILGILFIAANLRGPITGIGPVLDQIIESFALSAPQAGMLTTLPLLAFAIASPMATSLAKKQGLEISLFVALVLIGLGLSSRLIDSAVVLYIGTAVIGAGIAIGNVLLPSLIKRDFPHKVAVMTSAYVLAMGIFAGSYSALLIPLAAYKEIGWQIALASYGLVTLISLLVWLPQLKLHTKPTRDITQPDTQGKIWHHALAWHITLCLGLNSFFTYVMIAWLPNILMEGGLDAQQAGVLHGAFQLASAVPGIVLIPLLGKLKDQRLLALGLALIGCFCSLGLLYLPNYAFIWSTTLGFCAGAIFILGLSYISLRTHHSGQASSLSGMAQCVGYLLAAIGPMFAGSLHTHFESWAPVLWLCALASLLCGVFGYLGGRNITLSESL
- the zapE gene encoding cell division protein ZapE, whose translation is MPDGSSSTLTVNSPLGVYQAQLGSKLVDDPSQLQAIIALDALFSQLNQQSTTSPGPIKGLYLWGDVGRGKTFLMDLFYDCLPQEGKLRLHFHHFMARIHHALKEHAGQQDPLVLIAKDLAKECHILCFDEFFVSDIGDAMILAGLFASLFKQGVVLVATSNIPIERLYENGLARHKFLPCIALLQQHTQMLHLDGEQDHRLHQLDVQQNETGFITPSRHVGMTGEMDFSAVFSELTQATPSAKTNHSSINICHREITVVCATDSNIPNSIVWFDFYALCDGPRSQLDYMEIATRFNTVMISGVPQLGGQVRGWIKARGTEDGIGDNQATSTGERILSYAANDDMARRFISLIDELYEQKVRPYLSCDVPFAELYLEGALIFEFRRTYSRLIEMSQG
- a CDS encoding FAD-dependent oxidoreductase; this encodes MVNSQKSKKIAIIGGGIAGASVALYLSEIGLEVSLFEKGTSLVNGPPICHLHAGGNLYREIPDSQCVTLLKESIETLRLFPDSIDYRPTVIAVPKRDSGDALALLPRLKMLTQEYEQLIQQDASNEVLGAPKDYYRLFELEEMQKLAKLDEVAVPSTSEEWMIPIAKHVDLSTLKFPLVLVQEFGWNVFRLGASAALSLEKNPKSKILLKTKVNQLTHTEGKGWKVFFEQNQQESVEYFDYIINAAGFKSGEIDDAAGFHKQRIVEFKAAYVTQWEGTGSFWPEVIFHGERGTPHGMAQFTPYPDNVIQLHGMTEEITLFDEGLIANDKNSAQPKLGKSFLDKIYKGWSLDEVKLRTERAIDYMAEFIPSFSRAKVTDVPLFGAQQIPGDDANLRAAGVSFEDNNYARCEIVKASSVLTCADEITKRLITLGYVNKSVQGCREFAITNSISDEAITQRALTYTKQRGYPSGLAYRNIKQTFNQTELQVSFA